A DNA window from Choloepus didactylus isolate mChoDid1 chromosome 9, mChoDid1.pri, whole genome shotgun sequence contains the following coding sequences:
- the LOC119543729 gene encoding ferritin light chain-like, which yields MDHFCDLVKERQGVLSSPEDAKLAGSCVLFQDMQKRNQDKWSKSLNNKEATTALEKNLKQALLNLHALGSTNTDPHLCDFLEGHFLDEEVKLISMLRNYLTNFHRLVGLETGSGENVIERLILKHN from the coding sequence ATGGATCACTTTTGCGATTTGGTGAAGGAGAGGCAGGGGGTACTGAGTTCTCCTGAAGATGCAAAACTAGCAGGCAGCTGTGTCCTCTTCCAAGACATGCAGAAGCGAAACCAAGATAAGTGGAGCAAATCCCTGAATAACAAGGAAGCCACCACAGCTCTGGAGAAGAACTTGAAACAGGCCCTTTTAAATCTACATGCCCTGGGTTCTACCAACACAGACCCTCATCTCTGTGACTTCCTAGAAGGCCATTTCCTAGATGAGGAGGTGAAACTCATCAGCATGCTGAGAAATTACTTGACCAACTTCCACAGGCTGGTTGGCCTGGAGACAGGGTCGGGTGAAAATGTCATCGAAAGGCTCATCCTCAAGCACAATTAG